A single region of the Amphiprion ocellaris isolate individual 3 ecotype Okinawa chromosome 4, ASM2253959v1, whole genome shotgun sequence genome encodes:
- the mtnr1aa gene encoding melatonin receptor type 1A-A isoform X2, which translates to MHFLSTSSLEALSLRLMLTKLQQKQMEVSKGLWNIFVVSLAVADLVVAIYPYPLVLTSIFHNGWNLGNVHCQISGFLMGVSVIGSIFNITGIAINRYCYICHSLKYDKLYSDKNSVCYVMLIWALTVVAIVPNLFVGSLQYDPRVYSCTFEQSASSAYTIAVVFFHFILPIMIVTYCYLRIWILVIQVRRRVKPDNRPKLTPHDVRNFITMFVVFVLFAVCWAPLNFIGLAVAIRPEVVVPLIPEWLFVASYFMAYFNSCLNAIVYGVLNQNFRREYKRIVVSVCTARIFFQDSSNDAGERLKSKPSPLMTNNNQVKVDSV; encoded by the exons CTCAACATCCAGCCTTGAGGCCCTCTCCCTGCGGCTTATGTTAACGAAGCTGCAACAGAAACAAATGGAAGTCTCTAAAGGattgt GGAACATCTTTGTGGTGAGCCTGGCGGTGGCAGACCTCGTGGTGGCCATCTACCCGTACCCTCTGGTCCTCACTTCCATCTTCCACAATGGCTGGAACCTGGGTAACGTCCACTGCCAGATCAGCGGCTTCCTCATGGGCGTCAGCGTCATCGGCTCCATCTTCAACATCACCGGCATCGCCATCAACCGATACTGTTACATCTGCCACAGCCTCAAATACGATAAACTGTACAGCGACAAAAACTCTGTGTGCTATGTGATGCTGATCTGGGCGCTGACTGTCGTGGCCATCGTGCCCAACCTGTTTGTGGGTTCGCTTCAGTACGACCCACGAGTGTACTCCTGCACCTTCGAGCAGTCGGCCAGCTCAGCGTACACTATCGCAGTGGTTTTCTTTCACTTCATTTTGCCCATCATGATTGTCACCTACTGCTACCTGCGCATCTGGATATTGGTCATCCAGGTGAGGAGGCGGGTCAAGCCAGACAATCGGCCCAAGCTGACGCCGCACGACGTCCGAAACTTTATCACCATGTTCGTGGTGTTCGTGCTCTTCGCCGTTTGCTGGGCGCCGCTCAACTTCATCGGCCTGGCTGTAGCGATCAGACCAGAGGTGGTGGTTCCCCTCATCCCCGAGTGGCTATTTGTGGCCAGCTACTTCATGGCCTACTTCAACAGCTGCCTTAATGCCATCGTGTACGGTGTGCTGAACCAGAACTTTCGGCGCGAGTACAAGCGTATTGTAGTGTCGGTGTGTACAGCTCGCATCTTTTTCCAGGACAGCTCTAACGACGCCGGGGAGAGGCTGAAGAGTAAACCATCGCCGCTCATGACCAACAATAACCAGGTGAAGGTGGACTCTGTCTGA